GCGATGGGCCAGGTCATCGGCGAGTACACGGTCGAGATGCGCAACGAGAACGCGCACGGCCTGATCAGCGGGCTGGCCACCAGCTAGTGCCCATGGGCATGCGAAGGGCTCGGCGGTTTCGTGTGGGGGCGGCCGCCGGCTCGCGGGCCGGGTAACACCGGCCCGCGGGTTTGAAGGACACAACGCGCACGCGAGAGCGCAAGGAGCGACTCATGTTTGGACACGACAGGGACATGCTGGCCATCGAGCCACACGCCTTCACCGACGCGCTCTGGGCGGGTCGACGCCTGGCTTCGGGTACGGCGGCCGTCTCCGGCACGACGCTAACCAGTTCGAGTTCGAGCGCGACATTCTCCGATGCGGGCGCGACCGTGGGTCAGGTGCTCGTGTTCAACGGCGTGCCTCTCGAGGTCATCTCGGTGACGTCCGATACGGTGCTCGAGGTGTCGCGCCTCCGCCGCTCGCTCGAAGATCCCGCGTTGCCGCCGGTGGCCTCTGCCGGTGCGCCGTTCACGCTGGTGACGTTTGCGCCGCAGCGCGCGATCGTGTACCGGCAATTGCTGGGCATGCTCGGCCTGGACGTGCCAGATGTGCCCGGACCCGAGGCGGTGGTTGACGCTTCGTCGCTCGTGCACGCCGAGGCGTTGGGCACGCTCCACCTGGTGTATGCCGCGGCTTCGGCGCTCAGCGGGCCGAGTTCGTCGCTGGGCGCCCGCGCTGCGATGTATGCGGACATGTTCTCGCGAGCGCGGCAATCGCTGGTCGTGCGGCTGGACCCGGACGGCGACGGGGTCGTCGATGCCACGCGCCGGCCCGCACTTATGCAACTGGTCAGGGGCTAAGGAGGACGGCCATGCTCGTATTGAACCCCCAATCGGTGCACTTGCTTGGCTCGCCGATCGAGCGCGTGCGCCGCATCGCTGTCGATCGCGTCCCCGAGCGAACGCTCTTGGAGTGGGGCAACACCGGACCCTATCCGACGTTTGCCGACGTGCCCGAGCAACGCGTCGAGATCGAACTCGTGGCCGATCTGGAACGCGGCTCGGTCGAAAGGCCGGCGCCCGGGGACGAGGGGACTCTGGCGTTCTTCACCGCCCCAACCGCCGGACACGGAGGCCGTCGGAGGATCGAAGCCAGCGTGGTCGTTACTTCGATTCGCCAGGAGATCGAGCCCGGCGGGGTGACGCGGCGACGGATCCGGATGCAGGCGATCTCCGGCAACGGGTCGACCGATCCGATCGTGGTGAGCAACGCCGAAGACGGCGCCCGCTAGGCAGGCGCGAAAGGAGCACACGATGCCGAGCATGTACGATGGCTCGCCGCTGTTTGCCAGCGGCCCGCACCGCTTCGAGGTTCATCGTCAGGGCCAGACGGAGGTGCCGCCCGGGACTTCGCCCACGCTGCAGTCTCCGCCCAGTTCCAAGTGGACGCAGTTGGGACCGGTCCAGTTGTCGATCTCGGTGCGAGGCCGGCTGGTGGCGTCGAGCGAAGCCGACCTGTGGACGCTGCGCGACGCGATCTCGGGCGCCCTGACGTCTTCGCCCAGCACGGGCACGCTGGAGGACGGCCAGGGCAAGAGTTGGGACAACATGTGGCTGGTGGGGTATCGCGAGATCGGGCCGATCGATGTCGGTCGGGCGTGGTCGATCGGATATGAAGCCGTGTTCCGGAAGGTGGGACAGTAGCGATGCAGGGCGACGTGGCGGGCATGCTGGCGCAGTTTGGCATGGCCGGGTTGATCGCGTGGATGTGGCTGAGCGAGCGTCGCGCCGGACTGGCGCGCGAGCGTCAGATCGAAGAGGCGCATCGCCGGCTCACGCAGGAGCAGCAGTCGCTTGGCGTCGTGATCCGCGTGGTGGAAGCCAACACGCGGGCCATGGCTTCGCTGGAGATGGGCCAGCGCGGGCTGGCCGAACTCATCCGGGAGCTGTCGGCACACCGAGAGGGCTCCGACGCGCGGCGGCGGTCGCCCGAGGTTATATAAGCAAAGAAAAAGGCCCCCGGCGGACATCCGGGGGCCCCTGTGGTCACTCAGAAGGTTTTATTTGTGACCGTAACACAGACTGAGTGATGCTGCGATTTACTCGCAGCCGGCGTCGAAGGCGTTCTGGAAGCAGAGGAAGTCGAAGAGCGTGAGGATGCCGTCCTCATCGCAGTCGGCAGCCGAGTCTCCACTGTCGAAGGCGTTCTGGAACGCCAGGAAGTCGAAGATGGTCAGGCTGCCGTCGCCGTCGAAGTCGGCGTAGCACGACTCACCGGTGCCGAGCCAGCCGAGTTGGTTCTCGAGCAGGTCACGGACTTGGCCGTCGGTCATCGAGTCATAGTCGAAGCCGTTGAAGAGGGTGGCATCGCCGTTGGCGACGATGATGGCGCCATCGCCCGAGGTGGAGTCGAAGGTACCGACCACTTCGGCGCCGGCGTCAGCGGTCATGCTGTCGCCGTTGTCGTTCCACGGGCTGGGAGCCGTGTCCGGGTTGACCGGGCTGGCGGCGCTGCCCCACGACGGGTGGCCGGCGTTGTCGAAGACCGAGCGCGGCGTGAAGAAGTCGACGGCCGTCGCGACGCCGAAGGCGTCTTGCAGCACGGGCTCGGCGTCCATGTTCCAGAAGGACAGATGGGCGCGGTTGCCGCGAGCGATGAAGTCGGCGAAGGCGGCGGGCGTGCCACCGTCGAAGAAGCAGCAGGGGTTGCTGACCAGGGCAACGCCGAAGTCGGGGTTGTTCAGGGCAGCGGTCAGGCCCGGGAAGTCGCTCTCGAGGACCAGGTCCGGGATGATGCCAGCAGCGCTGACGGCGGCGGCCAGGTGGCCGTCGTTGCCGGACTGGAACTGGATGACCTGGCTGCCGGGGGGCGGGGGCGGAGGTGTGCTGGTGCGCACCCAGGCGATCTGGGCTTCGAGCAGGTTGATCACCTCGGGCTGGACCATCGAGTCGTACTCGAAGCCGTTGGCCAGGGTGCGGTTCTCGTTGCTGACGACGGTGGCGCCATCGCCCGAGGTGCTGTCGAAAGTCGACACGACCTCGTCGCCGGTCAGGCTGTCGCCGTTATCGTTCCAGTCATCGGCCTCGACCGTGACCGGGCTGGCGGCGCCGCCCCACGAGGGGTGGCTGGCGTTGTTGAAGACCGGACGCGGCACGGTGAAGTCGACCGCGCTGTCGACGCCGAGGGTGCCTTGTAAGGCCGGGCTGGCGTCCAGGTTCCAGAACGAGAAGTGCACGCGGTTACCCGCGGCGACGAAGGCGTCAAGCTCGGTATCGAAGCCAGCCGCGAAGTTGTTGGCCGGGTTGTGGATGATGGCAAAGCGGTACTGACCGCTGGCCAGGCCGGCGTTCAGGGCGGCGTAGTCGCCGTCGATGAAGTCGTAGTTCAGGCCCAGGTTGTCGGCGGCGGCCCGAGCCGGGAAGTCGCCGTTGCTGTCGCTGAACAGCAGGATGCGGGCCGGCAGGCCGCCTTGGGCGTAGCCGAAGTCATCAAACGCGGTTTCGGGACCGTCGACGCGTACCGAGCCGATCTCGGTGGTGGACGTCCAGCGTAGGTTGATCATGCTGCCGTCGCCGGGGCCGTAGCCATCGGAGTCGACGAACTGACCGATCTGGTTGCCGCTCATGTCGAAGAAGGTAATGGTGTCGGCGCCGACGCCGGCAGCGCTGGCCGAGAAGCCAAAGGCGCTGACGCCACCGATGCCGGTGAAGTCAAAGTCGACCGAGCCGAAACCGAAGATGGTGCCGAACTTGGTGCCGCTGGTGGGCTGGATGGGGCCACCGGGGCTGCGGAAGTCCTGCCAGTTGCCGAAGTCGACCGAGGCGAAGCTCAGGGCGCCGCCCACGCCGACGTCGCCGCCGAAGATGCTGGTCAGGAAGACGCGACCACCGGGATAGCTCTCCATGTCGTCGGTGGCGTCGGGCGTAAACGGACCGGGCGAAACCTGGGCAAACGTGGTGCCGGCGGCCGCGAGGATCGCGGCGGCGGCGAGAACCTTCTGGGTATTCATCTCTTCAAGCCCCCAAAATTAGGTGCTACAGGTCACGCGGCTGGTACAACACCAACCGCCTCATACAAACACGAATCGCCGACGAGCCCACGCGGGCCCGCCGGGGTCAGCAAGCGTTCTTTTCGAGTGATCACGAACACGCTCGGATCGCCTCTCCTGCTGTCGTGCTTTCCGGTTTCCACGTCATAACCTCACGACCGTTGCGTAACGATCGCGTAGGTAGAACCAGACAGCACACCTCGCTGCTGGAGTGGTCAGATCTCCGTGAGCCTGCCGTTCCTTAGTTGGCTTGGAAAACTTACCCCCAGCTTCCCTCAATACGAGTCGCAACTTCTCTCGCTATAAGTAATGCCGTGACGCCCTCGTTTTGTCAAGAGCATTTTGACAGCTTTGACCCATTTTTCTGATGGGCTGGCGTAGTTTTGCCTACCTGGTCTGGCTCCGGTATGCCTGGGACGCCCGTCGGCCGCTGTGGGCAAGCCGGGCTACGGTCTCGGTCGAGGCCCTGGATGAAGCCGGAGGCCCGGGAGGCGCGCATGCGAGGCGGACGGCGAGTGGTCGTGACCGGGATGGGCTGGATAACTCCCCTGGGGTGTGGCCTGGACGATGCCTGGGAAGCGATGATGGCCGGGCGGTCAGCCGCTGGGGCGATCGCTGGATTCGATGCCGGGGCATTCGCGACGAACTTCGCAGCCGAAGTTGCCGGCTTCGAGCTGGCCGACCATCTCGGGGACCTTTCCGGGCTTCATCGCTCTGCCGGTCGTGGAACCGCCTTTGCATTGGCGGCCGCCTTGGCGGCATGGCGTCAGGCGGGGCTGGAGGCGGGTGGGGTGGACCCGTTCCGTGCGGGGTTGTACTTGGGGGCAGGCGAGAGCAGCCCGGACAGTGCGGCCTTCGGACGGATCTGCATCGGTTCGTGGGATGCGGACCAGCGAGTGGTGGATGGAGCGCGGTGGGCGGCGGCGGCTGCACAGCTCGATCTGATGCGAGAGGTGGAGCAGGAACCACAGATGGCTCTGGCGCACCTCTCGGCATTGCTTGGCCTGCGCGGTCCGGCCATGAACTGCATGACGGCATGCGCGGCGAGCACGCAGGCCATCGGCGAGGCTGCCGAGGTGATCTGTCGCGGCGATGCCGACGTGATGGTCAGCGGCGGGTGCCACTCGATGATTCATCCGTTGGGGATGACCGGATTCATCCGCCTGACGGCGATGAGTACGCGAAACGACGAGCCGGCCGGGGCATCTCGCCCGTTCGATCGGACGCGTGATGGTTTCGTGATGGGCGAGGGCGCGGGCGTGCTCGTGCTCGAGGATCTGGAGCATGCGCGGGCGCGGGGCGCGACGCCCCTGGCCGAGATCGCCGGGTACGGATCGTCGGCGGACGCGTACCGCATTACGGACATCGATCCCGAAGGCGAGGGGGCCTGGCGTGCGATGGGGCGGGCGCTCGAGCAGGCAGGGATCGATCCGAGCGTAGATGGCGACGACGGACGGCCTGGCGTGCACTACGTGTCTGCACACGGCACCGGCACGCGCGAGAACGATGGCATCGAGACGCGGGCGGTGAAGCGGCTATTCGGCGAGCTCGCGCCGCGCGTGCCCGTGAGCAGCGTGAAAAGCATGCTGGGACACCTGATCCAGGCGGCGGGCGCGGTTGAGCTCATCGCGTGCATCCGCGCGATGCAGACGGGATGGCTGCCGCCGACGATTAATTACCTCGAGCCTGACGAGGCGTGCGACCTTGACTATGTGCCGAACAAGGCGCGCGATGTGCGCGAGCAGGGCGGTGTGCGGGTGTGCCTGTCGAACAGCTTTGGTTTCGGCGGGCAGAACGACTCGGTGGTCGTGCGGCGCTGGGACGGGTGAGGAGTGTGGAACTCGGAAGTTTGCTTCTCTTCGTTTGACGCGACACGAAGGTAATACAAAGAACGAGGCCCCGGATTGCTCCGGGGCCTCGTGTTTACTCAGAAGGTTCTAGAACGGACGGGGCTGGGATTACTCGCAGCCGGCGTCGAAGGCGTTCTGGAAGCAGAGGAAGTCGAAGAGCGTGAGGATGCCGTCCTCATCGCAGTCGGCGGCCAGGTCGCCGTTATCGAAGGCGTTCTGGAAGGCCAGGAAGTCGAAGATGGTCAGGCTGCCATCGTCGTCGAAGTCGGCGTAGCAGTCGCCGCCGCCGGTGCCGAGCCAGCCGAGCTGGGCGGCCAGCAGGTCACGGATCTCGCCATCGGTCATCGAGTCATAGTCGAAGCCGTTGAAGAGGGTGGTGTCGCCGTTGGCGACGATGATGGCGCCATCGCCCGAGGTGGAGTCGAAGGTACCGACCACTTCGGCGCCGGCGTCAGCGGTCATGGTGTCGCCGTTGTCGTTCCACGGGCTGGGATCGATGGCCGGGTTGACCGGGCTGGCCGCGCCGCCCCACGACGGGTGACCAGCGTTGTCGAACACCGGACGCGGCGTGAAGAAGTCGACGGCCGACGCGACGCCGAAGGCGTCCTGCAGCACGGGCTCGGCGTCCATGTTCCAGAAGGACAGGTGGGCGCTGTTGCCGCGAGCGATGAAGTCGGCGAAGGCGGCGGGGGTGCCACCGTCGAAGAAGCAGCAGGGGTTGCTGACCAGGGCAACACCGAAGTCGGGGTTGTTCAGGGCGCTGGTCAGGCCCGGGAAGTCGCTCTCGAGGACCAGGTCGGGCGTGATGCCAGCGGTGCTGACGGCGGCGGCCAAGTGGCCGTCGTTGCCGGACTGGAACTGGATGACCTGGCTGCCGGGGGGCGGGGGCGGGGGCGCCGCGTTGGCGACCCAGTCAATCTGCGCCTCGAGCAGGTTGACCATGCCGCCGGCTTCCATCGAGTCGTACTCGAAGCCGTTGGCCAGGGTGCGGTTGTCGTTGCTGACGACCGTGGCGCCATCGCCCGAGGTG
This window of the Phycisphaerales bacterium genome carries:
- a CDS encoding beta-ketoacyl-[acyl-carrier-protein] synthase family protein, with translation MRGGRRVVVTGMGWITPLGCGLDDAWEAMMAGRSAAGAIAGFDAGAFATNFAAEVAGFELADHLGDLSGLHRSAGRGTAFALAAALAAWRQAGLEAGGVDPFRAGLYLGAGESSPDSAAFGRICIGSWDADQRVVDGARWAAAAAQLDLMREVEQEPQMALAHLSALLGLRGPAMNCMTACAASTQAIGEAAEVICRGDADVMVSGGCHSMIHPLGMTGFIRLTAMSTRNDEPAGASRPFDRTRDGFVMGEGAGVLVLEDLEHARARGATPLAEIAGYGSSADAYRITDIDPEGEGAWRAMGRALEQAGIDPSVDGDDGRPGVHYVSAHGTGTRENDGIETRAVKRLFGELAPRVPVSSVKSMLGHLIQAAGAVELIACIRAMQTGWLPPTINYLEPDEACDLDYVPNKARDVREQGGVRVCLSNSFGFGGQNDSVVVRRWDG
- a CDS encoding GC-type dockerin domain-anchored protein, whose product is MNTQKVLAAAAILAAAGTTFAQVSPGPFTPDATDDMESYPGGRVFLTSIFGGDVGVGGALSFASVDFGNWQDFRSPGGPIQPTSGTKFGTIFGFGSVDFDFTGIGGVSAFGFSASAAGVGADTITFFDMSGNQIGQFVDSDGYGPGDGSMINLRWTSTTEIGSVRVDGPETAFDDFGYAQGGLPARILLFSDSNGDFPARAAADNLGLNYDFIDGDYAALNAGLASGQYRFAIIHNPANNFAAGFDTELDAFVAAGNRVHFSFWNLDASPALQGTLGVDSAVDFTVPRPVFNNASHPSWGGAASPVTVEADDWNDNGDSLTGDEVVSTFDSTSGDGATVVSNENRTLANGFEYDSMVQPEVINLLEAQIAWVRTSTPPPPPPGSQVIQFQSGNDGHLAAAVSAAGIIPDLVLESDFPGLTAALNNPDFGVALVSNPCCFFDGGTPAAFADFIARGNRAHLSFWNMDAEPVLQDAFGVATAVDFFTPRSVFDNAGHPSWGSAASPVNPDTAPSPWNDNGDSMTADAGAEVVGTFDSTSGDGAIIVANGDATLFNGFDYDSMTDGQVRDLLENQLGWLGTGESCYADFDGDGSLTIFDFLAFQNAFDSGDSAADCDEDGILTLFDFLCFQNAFDAGCE